Proteins encoded in a region of the Euzebya tangerina genome:
- the pyrR gene encoding bifunctional pyr operon transcriptional regulator/uracil phosphoribosyltransferase PyrR produces MSRVMSEVDIGRAVTRLAHEIVEREAAAADPSASLMLMGIQTRGVPLAERLAARIAEIEGSTVPQGVLDVTLYRDDYARTGPLPLGRTRFPGAVDGRTVILVDDVLFTGRTIRAAMDAVMDQGRPAAIRLVTLVDRGHRELPLRPDFVGKNLPTARGDDVTVRLAEVDGLNEVVVSRGVEGAAGEESP; encoded by the coding sequence ATGAGCAGAGTGATGTCCGAGGTGGACATCGGCCGCGCGGTCACCCGACTGGCCCACGAGATCGTCGAACGCGAGGCCGCCGCAGCGGATCCGTCCGCCTCGCTGATGCTGATGGGCATCCAGACCAGAGGGGTGCCCCTGGCTGAGCGCCTGGCAGCCCGGATCGCCGAGATCGAGGGCTCGACCGTCCCACAGGGTGTCCTGGACGTGACCCTGTACCGCGACGACTACGCCCGGACGGGGCCGCTCCCGCTGGGCCGGACCCGCTTCCCCGGTGCGGTGGATGGGCGGACGGTGATCTTGGTCGATGATGTGCTCTTCACAGGTCGGACCATCCGTGCCGCCATGGACGCGGTGATGGACCAGGGTCGCCCAGCTGCCATCCGGCTGGTGACGTTGGTCGACCGAGGACACCGGGAACTGCCGCTCCGTCCGGACTTCGTCGGCAAGAACCTGCCGACGGCACGTGGCGATGACGTCACGGTGCGACTGGCCGAGGTCGACGGGCTGAACGAGGTTGTGGTGAGCAGGGGCGTCGAGGGCGCCGCGGGGGAGGAGTCGCCGTGA
- a CDS encoding aspartate carbamoyltransferase catalytic subunit, producing MRDLLSMEDLSAEQITRILDTAEEFKDLAVRPIKKVPVLRGRTVCNLFYEDSTRTRISFEVAEKRLSADVINFSAKGSSVSKGESLKDTALTLQAMGVDAIVIRHSAAGAPRRLTEWVDAKVLNAGDGRHQHPTQGLLDLFTIRERLGHLEGLRVAICGDVVHSRVARSLVQGLATMGCEVTLVGPPTLLPPGVESWPVQVSHDLDSVLDALDVCYLLRVQNERMAEQFFPSAREYARIWGMDIERLRRLPEHGIVMHPGPMNRGVEISADVADADQAVIVDQVTNGVAVRMSCLYLMLGGEQRSGEQR from the coding sequence ATCCGGGACCTGCTGAGCATGGAGGATCTGAGCGCCGAGCAGATCACACGGATCCTCGACACCGCGGAGGAGTTCAAGGACCTCGCCGTCCGGCCCATCAAGAAGGTGCCGGTCCTGCGCGGACGGACCGTCTGCAACCTCTTCTACGAGGACTCGACCCGCACGCGGATCTCCTTCGAGGTGGCGGAGAAGCGCCTCTCGGCCGACGTGATCAACTTCAGCGCGAAGGGATCCTCGGTCTCCAAGGGGGAGTCGCTCAAGGACACCGCGCTCACGCTGCAGGCCATGGGTGTGGACGCCATCGTCATCCGTCACTCCGCCGCAGGTGCCCCCCGCCGGCTGACCGAGTGGGTGGACGCGAAGGTGCTGAACGCAGGCGACGGTCGCCACCAGCATCCCACACAGGGGTTGCTGGACCTCTTCACCATCCGGGAGCGGCTGGGACACCTGGAGGGGCTGCGGGTCGCGATCTGCGGAGACGTGGTGCACTCGCGGGTGGCGCGCAGCCTGGTGCAGGGGCTGGCGACGATGGGCTGTGAGGTCACCCTGGTCGGGCCGCCGACCCTGCTGCCCCCCGGCGTGGAGTCATGGCCGGTGCAGGTGAGCCACGATCTCGACAGCGTCCTCGACGCGCTCGACGTCTGCTACCTCCTGCGGGTCCAGAACGAGCGGATGGCCGAGCAGTTCTTCCCCTCGGCGCGGGAGTACGCAAGGATCTGGGGGATGGACATCGAACGGCTGCGTCGTCTGCCGGAGCACGGCATCGTGATGCACCCCGGGCCGATGAACCGTGGTGTCGAGATCTCCGCGGACGTCGCCGACGCGGACCAGGCTGTCATCGTCGACCAGGTCACCAACGGTGTCGCCGTCCGGATGTCGTGCCTGTACCTGATGCTCGGCGGGGAACAGCGAAGCGGGGAGCAGCGGTGA
- a CDS encoding dihydroorotase, producing MAGCRVVDPASGTSRLANVVIEGQTIRSVGEESAGLRIECDGLVCGPGLVDLSTHLREPGREDAETIETGTRAAAAGGYTAVCALPTTDPVMDHAGIVEQVLRLAREAGHCEVVPVGAITRNLDGAELAEMGAMHAAGVRAFYDADHPILSAQVLRRAMIYAKTWDAIVINHAEDSALTRGAQMNEGPLSTRLGLQGAPREAEEIMIARDLLLAERVGARIHVPHVTTRRGVGLIAEAKARGARVTADVTPHHLVLDESVLEDYETRFKVRPPLRTPDDIAALRDGLQDGTIDAIASDHAPLPADDKDTEWDTAPAGSTGLETTLAVCLTELVDAEAEPDDRGAGTLSLLELLQLLSVGPAKARDITEHGQAIAAGRPANLVLFDPSRTWAVDATSMETRSRNSAFDGRSVRGHVIHTVLRGRFTMNDGRVV from the coding sequence CTGGCCGGCTGCCGGGTCGTCGACCCGGCCAGCGGCACCAGCCGTCTGGCCAACGTGGTCATCGAGGGGCAGACGATCCGCTCGGTCGGTGAGGAGTCCGCGGGGCTGCGGATCGAGTGCGACGGACTGGTCTGCGGGCCGGGCCTAGTCGACCTCTCGACCCACCTGCGTGAGCCGGGCCGTGAGGACGCCGAGACCATCGAGACGGGTACTCGGGCCGCCGCTGCCGGGGGGTACACCGCCGTCTGTGCCCTGCCGACGACCGACCCCGTCATGGACCACGCGGGCATCGTCGAGCAGGTCCTGCGCCTGGCCCGGGAGGCCGGTCACTGCGAGGTGGTCCCGGTCGGGGCGATCACCCGCAACCTTGATGGCGCAGAGCTCGCCGAGATGGGCGCCATGCACGCGGCGGGGGTCCGGGCCTTCTACGACGCCGACCACCCGATCCTCTCGGCGCAGGTGCTGCGCCGCGCCATGATCTACGCCAAGACCTGGGACGCCATCGTCATCAACCACGCCGAGGACTCCGCCCTCACCCGTGGTGCCCAGATGAACGAGGGGCCGCTCTCGACCCGCCTGGGCTTGCAGGGCGCTCCCCGGGAGGCCGAGGAGATCATGATCGCCCGGGACCTCCTGCTGGCCGAACGGGTGGGAGCCCGGATCCACGTGCCCCACGTCACGACCCGCCGCGGAGTCGGCCTGATCGCCGAAGCCAAGGCCCGCGGGGCCCGGGTGACCGCCGACGTCACCCCCCACCACCTCGTGCTGGACGAGTCCGTCCTCGAGGACTACGAGACCCGCTTCAAGGTCCGGCCGCCGCTGCGGACCCCGGATGACATCGCCGCGCTCCGGGACGGTCTGCAGGACGGCACGATCGACGCCATCGCATCGGACCACGCCCCGCTGCCGGCCGATGACAAGGACACCGAGTGGGACACCGCACCGGCCGGCTCGACCGGCTTGGAGACGACCCTTGCGGTGTGCCTGACGGAGCTGGTCGACGCCGAGGCCGAGCCGGACGATCGCGGAGCGGGGACGTTGTCGCTCCTGGAACTGCTCCAGCTGCTCTCCGTGGGACCGGCCAAGGCGCGCGACATCACCGAGCACGGTCAGGCCATCGCCGCCGGTCGCCCGGCCAACCTGGTGCTCTTCGACCCCTCCCGGACCTGGGCGGTGGACGCGACGTCGATGGAGACTCGGAGCAGGAACTCCGCATTCGACGGACGGTCGGTCCGCGGACACGTGATCCACACGGTCCTGCGGGGCCGCTTCACCATGAACGACGGCCGAGTGGTCTAG
- the carA gene encoding glutamine-hydrolyzing carbamoyl-phosphate synthase small subunit, translated as MTTTAATLVLEDGTTFRGESFGAVGTTTGEVVFNTAMTGYQEVLTDPSYHRQIVTMTYPHMGNYGVTPADDESGRVQVAGFIAREASRVYSSHRAEISLDERLASAGVVGIAEIDTRRLVRHIRQAGAMRGVISTEIGDTDELQRRAAAADSMEGAELASEVSTPEPYDSPAVGEQRFRVVAYDFGLKRNITRLLNAAGCHVTVVPATTSAQDVLAHEPDGVFLSNGPGDPAAVRAGIAAIAEILPTETPVFGICLGHQLLAKAAGAQTYKLKFGHRGANHPVRNDAKTLLASDPTLTGLEAFVRAAQSIEITSQNHGFSVDADSLPTDGPMGRVVQTHVNLSDWTNEGIALTDLPAFSVQYHPEAAPGPHDARYLFGQFTQLMADRSPNRPSSTAAGN; from the coding sequence ATGACAACAACAGCAGCAACGCTGGTCCTGGAGGACGGGACCACCTTCCGTGGCGAGAGCTTCGGCGCGGTCGGGACCACCACCGGGGAGGTCGTGTTCAACACGGCGATGACCGGCTACCAGGAGGTCCTGACCGACCCCTCCTACCACCGGCAGATCGTCACGATGACGTACCCGCACATGGGCAACTACGGCGTCACGCCGGCCGATGACGAGTCGGGTCGCGTGCAGGTGGCCGGGTTCATCGCCCGCGAGGCCTCGCGGGTGTACTCGAGCCACCGGGCTGAGATCTCGCTCGACGAACGGTTGGCCAGCGCCGGCGTGGTCGGGATCGCCGAGATCGACACGCGCCGGCTGGTCCGCCACATCCGCCAGGCCGGGGCGATGCGCGGTGTGATCTCCACCGAGATCGGCGACACCGACGAGTTGCAGCGCCGGGCCGCGGCGGCCGACTCGATGGAAGGTGCGGAGCTGGCCTCGGAGGTGTCGACGCCGGAGCCCTACGACTCTCCTGCCGTCGGTGAGCAGCGATTCCGCGTCGTCGCCTACGACTTCGGGCTGAAGCGCAACATCACCCGGCTGCTGAACGCGGCCGGCTGTCACGTCACGGTGGTTCCCGCGACCACGTCGGCGCAGGACGTGCTGGCCCACGAGCCTGATGGTGTCTTCCTCTCCAACGGACCCGGCGACCCGGCTGCGGTCCGCGCCGGCATCGCCGCCATCGCAGAGATCCTGCCGACGGAGACCCCGGTGTTCGGGATCTGCCTGGGCCACCAGCTGCTGGCCAAGGCCGCTGGCGCACAGACCTACAAGCTCAAGTTCGGCCACCGGGGCGCCAACCACCCGGTCCGCAACGACGCGAAGACCCTGCTGGCCAGCGACCCGACGTTGACCGGGCTGGAGGCCTTCGTCCGCGCCGCCCAGTCCATCGAGATCACCTCGCAGAACCACGGCTTCAGCGTCGACGCCGACAGCCTGCCGACCGACGGGCCGATGGGCCGGGTGGTCCAGACCCACGTCAACCTCAGCGACTGGACCAACGAGGGCATCGCGCTGACCGACCTGCCGGCCTTCAGCGTCCAGTACCACCCCGAGGCGGCGCCGGGGCCCCACGACGCCCGCTACCTGTTCGGCCAGTTCACCCAACTGATGGCCGATCGCTCACCCAACCGCCCGTCCTCGACAGCCGCAGGGAACTAG
- the carB gene encoding carbamoyl-phosphate synthase large subunit, which translates to MPRRDDIDSILILGSGPIVIGQACEFDYSGAQACKVLRAEGYRVVLVNSNPATIMTDPEFADATYIEPLTPGFVEKVIAKERRERPDEKLVVLPTLGGQTGLNAAVDLAKQGTLERYDIELVGAGLESIDLAEDRRAFNQAMTEIGLEQARAGRVSIGRDHDLTQIPAAMEQARALAEEFGFPVLVRASYTLGGAGSGVARDPEQFKRMVAEGLEASPIGEVQIDESLLGWKEYELEVMRDSKDNCVVICTIENLDPMGVHTGDSITVAPSQTLSDAEYQVMREAAFAVLRKVGVATGGSNVQFAVNPEDGRMVVIEMNPRVSRSSALASKATGFPIAKIAALLAVGYTLDEIPNDITGSTLAAFEPSIDYVVTKIPRWAFEKFPGADVELGTQMKSVGEVMAIGRTFKESLNKALRSLENGTIGLTGRGGEAGGRVSTLDHDELARAVARPTAHRIHDVDAALTRGWAPGEVARLSGYDPWFVDQMLQIVELRRALRGCELLANVPSAMLRAAKRMGFSDALIAQVTGTTEAEVRQRRHTIGLRPVYKTVDTCAAEFAATTPYYYSTYEEENEVVPTDRKRAMILGSGPNRIGQGIEFDYACVHAVFSMQDVGYEAVMVNCNPETVSTDYDTADRLYFEPLTLEDVLEVAHVEGVVAYSGPVSSTPNSTRSGPDPHMRGSAPDRDQFPGIAGALVQFGGQTPLKLAHELEAAGVPIMGTKPAAIDLAEDRGRFNAILDQLGIAQPPGDIARSVDDALSIADQIGFPVLVRPSYVLGGRAMEIVYTADQMREWLDANAGEGDVLVDRFFENAVEVDVDAVYDGTDVFVGGIMEHIEEAGIHSGDSACVVPPFTLGMAQQRQLRDHTRDIAAALGTRGLINIQFAVRDSEIVVIEANPRASRTVPFISKVTSVPLAKVAARVMAGEMLADMDLGPDAVEGTPLPYNAVKEAVLPFNRFPGVDTRLGPEMRSTGEVMGIDHNFGIAFAKSQAGTGSMVLPAKGTVFCSLATRDKRAMIFPIKRLAELGFEVIATVGTAETLSRAGVRTTVIGKYSDGGESVVDLINDGRVDLILNTPTGIGARADGYEIRTAAVSHGVPCVTTLPGILAAIQGIEALQADGGGVAPLQEHHTNLA; encoded by the coding sequence ATGCCCAGACGCGACGACATCGACAGCATCCTGATCCTCGGGTCGGGCCCGATCGTCATCGGCCAGGCCTGCGAGTTCGACTACTCCGGCGCCCAAGCGTGCAAGGTCCTGCGCGCCGAGGGGTATCGCGTGGTCCTGGTCAACTCCAACCCGGCGACGATCATGACCGACCCGGAGTTCGCCGACGCCACCTACATCGAGCCGCTCACGCCCGGGTTCGTGGAGAAGGTCATCGCCAAGGAGCGGCGCGAGCGCCCCGACGAGAAGCTCGTGGTCCTCCCGACGCTGGGCGGCCAGACCGGCCTGAACGCAGCGGTGGACCTGGCCAAGCAGGGCACGCTCGAGCGCTACGACATCGAGCTGGTCGGGGCGGGCCTCGAATCCATCGACCTCGCCGAGGACCGCCGGGCCTTCAACCAGGCGATGACCGAGATCGGGCTGGAGCAGGCCCGAGCCGGGCGGGTCTCGATCGGCCGCGACCACGATCTCACCCAGATCCCGGCGGCCATGGAGCAGGCCCGTGCCCTGGCCGAGGAGTTCGGCTTCCCGGTGCTGGTCCGTGCCTCCTACACACTGGGTGGAGCGGGATCCGGGGTCGCCCGGGACCCCGAGCAGTTCAAGCGGATGGTCGCCGAGGGGCTGGAGGCAAGCCCGATCGGGGAGGTCCAGATCGACGAGTCGCTGCTCGGCTGGAAGGAGTACGAGCTCGAGGTGATGCGCGACAGCAAGGACAACTGCGTCGTCATCTGCACCATCGAGAACCTCGACCCGATGGGGGTGCACACGGGCGACTCGATCACCGTCGCGCCCTCCCAGACCCTGTCCGACGCTGAGTACCAGGTCATGCGCGAGGCCGCGTTCGCCGTGCTCCGCAAGGTCGGCGTGGCCACCGGCGGGTCCAACGTCCAGTTCGCGGTCAATCCCGAGGACGGCCGCATGGTCGTCATCGAGATGAACCCGCGGGTCAGTCGTTCGTCCGCCCTCGCGTCGAAGGCCACCGGCTTCCCGATCGCCAAGATCGCGGCGTTGCTCGCGGTGGGCTACACCCTGGACGAGATCCCGAACGACATCACCGGGTCGACGCTGGCCGCCTTCGAGCCGTCCATCGACTACGTGGTCACCAAGATCCCCCGGTGGGCCTTCGAGAAGTTCCCGGGGGCCGACGTCGAACTGGGCACCCAGATGAAGTCCGTCGGGGAGGTCATGGCCATCGGGCGCACCTTCAAGGAGTCGCTGAACAAGGCACTGCGGAGCCTCGAGAACGGCACGATCGGGCTGACCGGCCGTGGGGGAGAGGCCGGCGGTCGAGTCAGCACGTTGGACCACGACGAGCTGGCTCGCGCCGTGGCCCGGCCCACCGCCCACCGGATCCACGACGTCGACGCCGCGCTGACGCGGGGCTGGGCGCCGGGCGAGGTGGCTCGGCTGAGTGGGTACGACCCGTGGTTCGTGGATCAGATGCTGCAGATCGTGGAGCTGCGCCGAGCGCTGCGCGGGTGCGAGCTGCTGGCCAACGTCCCCTCCGCCATGCTGCGGGCGGCCAAGCGGATGGGGTTCTCCGACGCCCTTATCGCCCAGGTTACGGGCACGACGGAGGCGGAGGTGCGCCAGCGGCGGCACACCATCGGGCTGCGGCCCGTCTACAAGACGGTCGACACCTGTGCGGCGGAGTTCGCGGCCACGACGCCGTACTACTACTCCACCTACGAGGAGGAGAACGAGGTCGTCCCGACGGACCGGAAGCGGGCGATGATCCTCGGGTCGGGGCCGAACCGGATCGGGCAGGGCATCGAGTTCGACTACGCCTGCGTCCACGCGGTCTTCAGCATGCAGGACGTGGGCTACGAGGCGGTGATGGTCAACTGCAACCCGGAGACCGTCTCGACGGACTATGACACCGCCGACCGGCTGTACTTCGAGCCGCTGACGCTGGAGGACGTTCTGGAGGTCGCCCACGTGGAGGGCGTGGTGGCCTACTCGGGGCCGGTCTCCTCCACCCCGAATTCGACACGATCGGGGCCTGACCCCCATATGCGTGGGTCAGCCCCCGATCGTGACCAATTTCCGGGGATCGCCGGAGCGCTCGTGCAGTTCGGCGGCCAGACGCCGCTCAAGCTTGCCCACGAGCTGGAGGCGGCCGGTGTCCCGATCATGGGCACCAAGCCGGCCGCGATCGACCTGGCCGAGGACCGGGGCCGCTTCAACGCCATCCTGGACCAGCTCGGGATCGCCCAACCCCCCGGCGACATCGCCCGCAGCGTGGACGACGCGCTGTCGATCGCCGACCAGATCGGGTTCCCGGTCCTGGTCCGCCCCTCCTACGTCCTCGGCGGCCGGGCCATGGAGATCGTCTACACCGCCGATCAGATGCGCGAGTGGTTGGACGCCAACGCCGGCGAGGGTGACGTCCTGGTCGACCGGTTCTTCGAGAACGCCGTCGAGGTCGACGTCGACGCGGTCTACGACGGCACCGATGTCTTCGTCGGCGGGATCATGGAGCACATCGAGGAGGCAGGGATCCACTCCGGCGACTCCGCCTGCGTGGTGCCGCCCTTCACCCTCGGCATGGCTCAGCAACGCCAGTTGCGCGACCACACGCGGGATATCGCCGCCGCCCTCGGCACCCGGGGACTGATCAACATCCAGTTCGCCGTCCGCGACTCCGAGATCGTGGTCATCGAGGCGAACCCGAGGGCCAGCCGGACCGTCCCGTTCATCTCCAAGGTCACCAGCGTCCCACTGGCCAAGGTGGCGGCCCGGGTCATGGCCGGCGAGATGTTGGCGGACATGGACCTCGGGCCTGACGCGGTCGAGGGCACCCCGCTGCCGTACAACGCCGTGAAGGAGGCCGTGTTGCCGTTCAATCGGTTCCCCGGCGTCGACACGCGACTCGGCCCCGAGATGCGCTCGACGGGAGAGGTCATGGGCATCGACCACAACTTCGGCATCGCCTTCGCGAAGTCCCAGGCGGGGACGGGGTCCATGGTGCTGCCCGCCAAGGGCACCGTGTTCTGCTCACTCGCGACCAGGGACAAGCGGGCCATGATCTTCCCGATCAAGCGGCTGGCAGAACTCGGGTTCGAGGTGATCGCGACGGTCGGGACCGCCGAGACGCTGAGCCGTGCTGGCGTCCGCACCACCGTGATCGGCAAGTACTCCGACGGCGGCGAGTCCGTCGTCGACCTGATCAACGACGGTCGCGTCGACCTGATCCTCAACACGCCGACCGGCATCGGCGCCCGCGCGGACGGCTACGAGATCCGCACGGCGGCGGTCTCCCACGGCGTGCCGTGCGTGACGACCCTGCCGGGCATCCTCGCCGCCATCCAGGGGATCGAGGCGCTGCAGGCGGACGGCGGCGGCGTCGCACCCTTGCAGGAGCACCACACCAACCTGGCCTGA
- a CDS encoding 2OG-Fe(II) oxygenase family protein, whose protein sequence is MSEPHPGPAPLLESGLRAPDFVLPVVGQGRPTRFYGAAGGEPLILLFGRERLSIHRLSDRPGDDDPIEPAPTLDLVDAGGKVAGQYGAQPGDVIVLDPALRCLGALRPEQVPDDPIQPAETFADTGLRAAVASLISKVSTADRQIVAAQAPVLLIPNVLTSARCRWLIDLWSTGGAAETGVEMTEEETRADVINAKRKRRRDLIIQDQGTTNVIAQIVGKAVMPEVRRAFAYRATRFEGFKVGNYHADSDGFFSAHRDNLSPATLHRRFALSLNLNDAYEGGEVRFPEYGDQRYRPPAGGALVFSGSLLHEVLPVTAGERFVLLSFLYGDDVKRSATA, encoded by the coding sequence ATGTCTGAGCCGCACCCCGGGCCAGCCCCGCTGCTCGAATCCGGACTGCGGGCCCCTGACTTCGTCCTGCCGGTCGTCGGCCAGGGGCGACCGACACGGTTCTACGGGGCCGCAGGGGGCGAACCGCTCATCCTGCTCTTCGGCCGCGAGCGGTTGTCGATCCACCGGCTGTCGGACCGTCCCGGCGATGACGACCCGATCGAACCTGCGCCGACTCTGGACCTGGTCGACGCGGGCGGCAAGGTCGCCGGCCAGTACGGTGCGCAGCCAGGCGACGTGATCGTGCTCGACCCGGCTCTGCGGTGTCTGGGGGCACTTCGGCCCGAGCAGGTGCCCGACGACCCGATCCAGCCGGCGGAGACGTTCGCCGACACCGGCCTCCGTGCGGCCGTCGCCAGCCTCATCTCCAAAGTCTCGACCGCCGACCGCCAGATCGTGGCCGCGCAGGCTCCCGTGCTCCTGATCCCCAACGTCCTGACGTCGGCCCGCTGCCGGTGGCTCATCGACCTGTGGTCAACGGGCGGCGCCGCCGAGACCGGCGTCGAGATGACGGAAGAGGAGACCCGCGCCGACGTCATCAACGCCAAGCGCAAGCGCCGACGCGACCTGATCATCCAGGACCAGGGCACCACCAACGTCATCGCCCAGATCGTCGGCAAGGCCGTCATGCCGGAAGTGCGGCGTGCCTTCGCCTACCGCGCCACCCGCTTCGAGGGGTTCAAGGTCGGCAACTACCACGCCGACTCCGATGGCTTCTTCAGCGCCCACCGCGACAACCTGAGCCCCGCCACGCTCCACCGGCGGTTCGCGCTCAGCCTCAACCTGAACGACGCCTACGAGGGTGGCGAGGTGCGCTTCCCCGAGTACGGCGACCAGCGCTACCGTCCCCCGGCCGGCGGCGCCCTCGTCTTCTCCGGCTCCCTCCTGCACGAGGTGCTCCCCGTCACGGCCGGGGAGCGGTTCGTCCTGCTGTCGTTCCTGTACGGCGACGACGTGAAGCGTTCTGCGACGGCTTGA
- a CDS encoding NucA/NucB deoxyribonuclease domain-containing protein yields the protein MWQTAAASIPPPCVVSETPCIPAGTATPAGLECDEFPHASTAEGGAVGSNSTGLYPNIQLIDRVENRREGSNLNSFYTACGIQQDQPFLVVPLPSTVTTTDLRTGCFGGSPTGGVSVCDNPPRSL from the coding sequence ATGTGGCAAACGGCCGCCGCAAGCATTCCGCCCCCGTGCGTTGTCAGTGAAACGCCCTGTATTCCAGCCGGGACAGCAACCCCAGCGGGTCTTGAGTGTGACGAGTTTCCGCACGCATCAACAGCTGAGGGAGGTGCCGTGGGTAGTAACAGCACTGGGCTGTATCCCAACATCCAACTCATCGATAGGGTGGAGAACCGCAGGGAAGGCAGCAATCTGAACAGCTTCTACACTGCGTGCGGTATCCAGCAAGACCAGCCGTTCCTGGTCGTTCCCCTGCCGAGCACCGTCACCACGACCGATCTGCGGACGGGATGCTTCGGCGGCTCGCCGACCGGAGGCGTGTCGGTCTGTGATAACCCTCCTAGGAGCCTCTGA
- a CDS encoding dihydroorotate dehydrogenase electron transfer subunit, with the protein MSSFITRTGATRTARGQGPAFQGRDHGPLREQCEVLQYRKIGRYHSLTFVSPEMADRAKPGQFVSIGVEGKHTVLRRPFSIYQVSRHGPWAGTVEIIFTEQGEGTRWLTTRAKHDLVDLVGPLGTPFPIPQQHVTSLLVGAGYGTATLLYLAGVLQTKGLRADMIIGAKTADDIFNAIEAKRLSATTVFTTEDGSLGEEGKVTDVMVRMLESGRTGLVYASGPMHVLREVSLLATSHNVPVRVATEEAMACGTGVCQTCVLPVERKGQLYNLRGCVEGPVFNGAKVRWDAIGALPVMDVPEHPEWAAPDPDALP; encoded by the coding sequence ATGAGCAGCTTCATCACCCGGACCGGTGCCACCCGGACCGCACGGGGACAGGGTCCTGCCTTCCAAGGTCGCGATCACGGCCCGCTGCGCGAGCAGTGCGAAGTGCTGCAGTACCGCAAGATCGGGCGGTACCACTCCCTGACCTTCGTCAGCCCCGAGATGGCCGATCGAGCCAAGCCCGGGCAGTTCGTCTCCATCGGCGTGGAGGGCAAGCACACGGTGCTGCGCCGCCCGTTCTCCATCTACCAGGTGTCCCGACACGGCCCCTGGGCCGGCACGGTCGAGATCATCTTCACCGAACAGGGCGAGGGGACCCGGTGGCTGACCACGCGGGCGAAGCACGACCTGGTCGACCTCGTGGGTCCACTCGGCACCCCCTTCCCGATCCCGCAGCAGCACGTCACCTCGCTGCTCGTCGGGGCGGGCTACGGCACCGCCACGCTGCTCTACCTGGCAGGCGTCCTGCAGACCAAGGGCCTCCGGGCCGACATGATCATCGGTGCGAAGACCGCCGATGACATCTTCAACGCCATCGAGGCCAAGCGACTGTCGGCGACGACGGTCTTCACGACCGAGGACGGGTCACTGGGGGAGGAGGGCAAGGTCACCGACGTCATGGTCCGCATGCTGGAGAGCGGACGGACCGGGCTGGTCTACGCCAGCGGTCCGATGCACGTCCTGCGCGAGGTCAGCCTGCTGGCCACCTCCCACAACGTCCCCGTGCGGGTGGCGACGGAGGAGGCCATGGCCTGCGGCACCGGGGTCTGCCAGACCTGTGTCCTGCCCGTCGAGCGGAAGGGCCAGCTGTACAACCTGCGGGGCTGCGTCGAGGGGCCGGTGTTCAACGGCGCCAAGGTGCGCTGGGACGCCATCGGCGCCCTGCCCGTCATGGATGTCCCCGAACATCCGGAGTGGGCCGCCCCCGACCCCGATGCGCTGCCGTGA
- a CDS encoding dihydroorotate dehydrogenase, which translates to MTRTGAIRAQNVDLRVQIGDLVLANPIVSASGTFASGQEINQFFDVNQLGAVAVKSITMEPRAGLPTPRMAETASGMLNAIGQQNPGLEHWLRVDYPWLVRNGVAIIASITGESTHEYRVLAEKLRGLDGIVAIEANISAPIDAREPTIVATDPGATHEVLSSIMRVATVPVLAKLSPDVTDIVGVAHAAAEAGAAGVSVINTVLGMAIDVETRRPKLAAGAGGLSGPAIKPIAIRAVHQIHSVLPDLPIIGMGGARTVEDVVEFMLAGASAVGIGTATFSNPLATLEIVQQLPEWLAERGIQHVRALTGGLKL; encoded by the coding sequence GTGACCCGCACGGGAGCCATCCGGGCCCAGAACGTCGACCTGCGGGTGCAGATCGGCGATCTGGTCCTCGCCAACCCGATCGTCAGCGCCAGCGGCACGTTCGCCTCGGGCCAGGAGATCAACCAGTTCTTCGACGTCAACCAGCTGGGCGCCGTGGCGGTCAAGTCGATCACGATGGAGCCCCGAGCCGGACTGCCGACACCGCGCATGGCAGAGACCGCCAGCGGCATGCTGAACGCGATCGGCCAGCAGAACCCGGGCCTGGAGCACTGGCTCCGAGTGGACTACCCCTGGCTGGTGCGCAACGGCGTGGCGATCATCGCCTCGATCACGGGTGAGTCCACCCACGAGTATCGCGTGCTGGCGGAGAAGCTGCGGGGTCTCGACGGGATCGTGGCCATCGAGGCCAACATCTCCGCCCCGATCGACGCCCGCGAGCCAACGATCGTGGCCACCGACCCGGGTGCCACGCACGAGGTCCTCTCGAGCATCATGCGCGTGGCCACGGTGCCGGTGCTCGCCAAGCTCTCCCCGGACGTCACCGACATCGTGGGGGTCGCCCACGCGGCGGCGGAGGCGGGTGCCGCCGGCGTCAGCGTGATCAACACCGTGCTCGGCATGGCCATCGACGTCGAGACCCGACGACCCAAGCTCGCAGCGGGAGCTGGGGGCCTCTCCGGGCCCGCCATCAAGCCGATCGCGATCCGCGCAGTCCACCAGATCCACTCCGTCCTGCCAGATCTGCCGATCATCGGCATGGGCGGCGCGCGGACAGTCGAGGACGTGGTCGAGTTCATGCTGGCCGGAGCCAGCGCCGTCGGGATCGGTACCGCGACGTTCTCCAACCCCCTGGCCACGCTGGAGATCGTCCAACAACTCCCCGAGTGGCTCGCCGAGCGCGGCATCCAGCACGTCCGAGCGTTGACCGGAGGTCTGAAGCTGTAA